A genomic stretch from Anaerolinea thermophila UNI-1 includes:
- a CDS encoding sugar transferase: MKASVIIPAKDAADTLTACLEAVLHQTNLTFLKDYEVIVVDDGSSDQTAEIACTFAGVRVIRQTNAGPAAARNRGACEARGEILVFTDADCVPHARWLETLLSRFNDGDVIGVKGIYSTSSAKPVARFVQIEYEYKYERMKPLEQIDFIDTYSAAYRKDVFLQNGGFDPVFPVPSVEDQEFSFRLARKGYRLVFEPNAIVSHSHDKNIQEYFQRKFWIGYWKAVMLNWLPEKTFHDSHTLPSQRWQIFLLGLIFLCAPLTHVFPRLLWGMAGFGVVFWLTALPFLMFLVKKDPYLVPYSVVLIPTRAFAQLAGIVWGIFSKPRAVRRKGLSAVERFVKRAMDLFGASIGGVISLPVILLSALAIKLDSPGPVFFIQWRAGENGKPFRMVKLRTMVVGAEQYRQNLEPLCPNGGLAFKLSNDPRVTRVGRFLRRWSLDELPQFWNVLKGEMSLVGPRPEELSVVARYTDRERQRLIVKPGMTGPMQVAGRADLDISSRLELELEYIEKYSLLKDMVILARTLPAVILGKGAY; the protein is encoded by the coding sequence ATGAAAGCCAGTGTCATCATTCCAGCCAAGGACGCTGCCGATACCCTGACTGCCTGTTTGGAGGCAGTGCTCCATCAGACAAATTTGACTTTTCTCAAGGACTATGAGGTTATTGTCGTGGATGATGGTTCCAGCGATCAGACTGCAGAGATTGCCTGTACTTTTGCTGGGGTTAGGGTTATCCGTCAAACCAACGCAGGACCTGCGGCTGCCAGGAATCGCGGGGCTTGCGAAGCCCGTGGGGAGATCCTGGTTTTTACAGATGCAGATTGTGTTCCCCATGCAAGGTGGTTAGAAACCCTTTTGAGTCGTTTTAATGATGGGGATGTAATTGGTGTAAAAGGGATTTATTCCACAAGCAGTGCCAAACCCGTGGCGCGATTTGTTCAGATTGAGTATGAATACAAATATGAAAGAATGAAACCGCTGGAACAAATCGATTTTATTGACACCTATTCTGCTGCTTACCGTAAGGATGTATTTCTACAGAATGGGGGATTTGATCCGGTCTTCCCGGTTCCTTCTGTAGAAGATCAGGAATTTTCTTTCCGTTTGGCGCGTAAAGGGTATCGTTTGGTCTTTGAACCAAATGCTATAGTTTCGCATAGTCACGATAAAAACATTCAGGAATACTTTCAAAGGAAATTCTGGATTGGGTACTGGAAAGCAGTAATGCTTAACTGGCTCCCGGAGAAGACATTTCATGACTCTCACACTCTTCCATCTCAGCGCTGGCAAATTTTCCTGTTGGGGCTGATCTTTCTTTGCGCTCCATTAACCCATGTATTCCCGAGATTGCTCTGGGGCATGGCAGGTTTTGGTGTGGTTTTCTGGTTGACAGCCTTACCTTTTCTGATGTTTCTGGTTAAGAAAGATCCATATCTGGTTCCCTATAGTGTTGTTCTGATACCCACCCGAGCATTTGCACAGTTAGCCGGCATTGTTTGGGGAATCTTCAGCAAGCCTCGCGCGGTTCGCAGGAAGGGTTTGAGCGCTGTAGAGCGCTTTGTCAAGCGGGCAATGGACCTGTTTGGCGCAAGCATTGGTGGAGTGATTTCTCTCCCTGTAATTTTGCTCAGTGCGCTGGCCATTAAGTTGGATAGCCCTGGCCCGGTGTTTTTTATCCAATGGCGGGCAGGAGAAAATGGCAAACCCTTCCGTATGGTGAAATTGCGCACGATGGTGGTAGGCGCAGAGCAATACAGGCAGAATTTGGAACCGCTTTGCCCGAATGGCGGATTGGCTTTCAAACTGTCCAATGACCCCCGTGTGACCCGTGTTGGGCGCTTTTTACGCCGGTGGAGTCTGGATGAACTGCCTCAATTCTGGAATGTCTTGAAAGGGGAGATGAGTCTGGTAGGTCCGCGTCCTGAAGAATTGTCGGTTGTTGCCCGCTATACCGATCGGGAACGTCAGCGTTTGATTGTCAAGCCGGGCATGACCGGTCCCATGCAGGTGGCTGGCAGGGCGGACCTGGATATATCCTCACGTTTAGAATTAGAGTTGGAGTATATCGAAAAATATTCTCTGTTGAAAGACATGGTCATTCTGGCTCGTACCTTGCCGGCAGTGATTCTGGGAAAAGGGGCTTATTAA
- a CDS encoding site-specific DNA-methyltransferase, with product MDEFDPTLPLNQILQGDCRQILPSLPDQSIDLIFADPPYNLQLQQDLYRPDRSRVDAVNDSWDQFTSFAEYDEFSRSWLTECRRVLKDDGAIWVIGTYHNIFRLGTILQDLGFWILNDVVWIKSNPMPNFRGVRFTNAHETLIWAVKSRRANYTFNHHAMKALNEDLQMRSDWYIPICSGTERIRIHGKKVHSTQKPEALLYRIILATTRPGDVILDPFFGTGTTGAVARRLGRNWIGIEKEPRYIELARQRIEQIEPYPQQALALPVRSRKSRLPFGRLVEQNLVQPGQILFFDRNPEIRAVVLSDGHLSVNGWKGSIHMTAEKICGHPTNGWERWFFLDEQGIFQPISILRQKYLSNVSIENDMQG from the coding sequence ATGGACGAATTTGATCCCACCTTGCCGCTCAACCAAATCCTTCAGGGAGATTGTCGGCAAATTCTACCCTCTCTCCCCGATCAAAGCATCGATTTAATCTTTGCCGATCCACCTTACAACCTGCAATTACAGCAGGATTTATATCGTCCCGATCGCTCAAGGGTAGATGCAGTCAATGATTCCTGGGATCAGTTTACCAGTTTTGCCGAATACGACGAATTCTCACGCTCATGGCTGACAGAATGTCGGCGAGTGCTCAAGGATGATGGAGCGATTTGGGTCATTGGAACTTACCATAACATCTTCCGCCTTGGCACTATTTTACAGGATTTGGGTTTCTGGATTTTAAATGATGTGGTTTGGATTAAGTCCAATCCCATGCCAAACTTTCGTGGCGTGCGTTTCACCAATGCTCATGAAACCCTGATCTGGGCTGTGAAGTCCAGACGTGCCAATTACACTTTTAATCACCATGCCATGAAAGCCCTCAATGAAGACCTGCAAATGAGGTCCGATTGGTACATTCCCATCTGTTCAGGTACGGAGCGAATCCGCATCCATGGCAAAAAAGTGCATTCCACCCAGAAACCTGAAGCCCTTTTGTATCGCATTATCCTAGCAACTACTCGGCCCGGAGACGTGATTCTCGACCCTTTTTTTGGCACCGGCACGACCGGCGCTGTGGCACGTCGTCTGGGCAGGAACTGGATTGGAATTGAAAAAGAACCTCGATATATCGAACTGGCAAGACAGAGGATTGAACAAATCGAGCCATACCCCCAGCAAGCACTTGCTTTACCTGTTCGGTCACGAAAAAGCCGATTGCCATTTGGAAGACTGGTCGAACAAAACCTGGTCCAACCCGGACAAATTCTCTTTTTCGACCGCAACCCTGAGATTCGCGCCGTGGTATTATCCGATGGGCATCTTTCTGTAAACGGATGGAAGGGCTCCATCCACATGACCGCGGAAAAAATTTGTGGTCACCCAACCAATGGCTGGGAACGATGGTTCTTCCTCGATGAACAAGGAATCTTCCAACCAATCTCAATCTTAAGGCAAAAATACCTTTCCAATGTGTCCATCGAAAATGATATGCAAGGATAA
- a CDS encoding HAD family hydrolase, producing the protein MPLDVSRIQAICFDIDGTLSDTDDEWAERVLKGISFLKGWVGEQRLRNLARWVVMEIESPGNLLYNLLDRLHLDDEASRLFNFFVRKFHPRPSRFRLISGMDKTLQTLAQYYPLAIVSARDEEATLAFLQQFDLTSLFQVIVSAHTCKFTKPFPDPILWAAEKLNVPPSACLMVGDTTVDIHAGKKAGAQTVGVLCGFGTHKELVCAGADLILETTSELAEILLKEKNSMPN; encoded by the coding sequence ATGCCTTTAGATGTTTCTCGAATCCAAGCCATTTGCTTTGATATTGACGGCACCCTGAGTGACACTGATGACGAATGGGCAGAAAGGGTGCTTAAAGGTATATCTTTCCTGAAAGGCTGGGTTGGTGAGCAACGCCTGCGAAATCTGGCTCGATGGGTTGTCATGGAAATTGAGTCTCCAGGAAACTTGCTCTACAATCTTCTGGATCGACTTCATCTGGATGATGAAGCCTCAAGGTTATTTAATTTTTTCGTACGAAAATTCCATCCGCGTCCTTCCCGTTTCAGGTTAATTTCCGGGATGGACAAAACCTTACAGACGCTTGCTCAGTACTATCCGCTTGCAATTGTCAGTGCCAGAGATGAAGAGGCTACTCTTGCTTTTCTCCAACAGTTTGACCTGACCTCTCTTTTTCAAGTCATCGTCTCTGCCCATACATGCAAATTCACCAAACCCTTTCCAGACCCTATTCTCTGGGCGGCAGAAAAGTTGAATGTTCCACCTTCTGCCTGTTTGATGGTTGGAGATACTACAGTAGATATTCATGCCGGCAAAAAAGCCGGTGCACAAACCGTAGGAGTATTGTGCGGATTCGGCACACACAAGGAACTGGTTTGCGCAGGAGCAGACTTAATCCTGGAAACAACTTCAGAGTTAGCAGAAATTCTGCTTAAAGAGAAAAATTCCATGCCAAATTGA
- a CDS encoding protein O-mannosyl-transferase family encodes MVRYSSMKRFLSPFLIATLVGGIFYLPLLPERITWQNQGADGGDFLAAILTQGVPHPSGYPLYLVLGAVFQSFPVHTPYWRGALLSALCMAMAAGLLALWVEKVVFKAKPWAGAVGVFSAFLWLSTRLVWSQALIVEVHGLHALVVMIWVWWISALMGETLLSIKTLCLLGGMAGLGVGNHLSIVWLLPLVLWAGIGYGRRTSWRFVFLQAICFGSGLLIYGILPLRAQAYPPVNWGGASDWQGFLWLVTGKIYQGMLFNVDGEQFLSRLSAFADLWLKDFSVLGVLLALGGVLIAYPTRVGKILLWIFLAFASFSLGYAAEDSQVYLIPAWMALSMATGIGLMEIKNWKWKTFPVGWVLISLFLFWVVWCIPATLREVDVRYKGDAADFAERTLQSLPSNAVIVTIRDQDTFPLWYYHFGLKQRPDVRIVVLPLTPFAWYRQSLQKAYPDLHYPSTDSGGEWGEKLLALNSDRAICQTKVDLHPSIIIAYECQGN; translated from the coding sequence ATGGTACGATATTCTTCAATGAAGCGATTCCTCTCTCCCTTTCTCATTGCTACTCTGGTTGGGGGTATCTTTTACCTTCCTCTTTTACCCGAACGCATCACATGGCAAAATCAGGGAGCAGATGGGGGGGATTTCCTTGCAGCCATTCTCACACAGGGTGTTCCTCATCCGTCGGGGTACCCGCTTTATCTTGTTCTCGGAGCGGTTTTTCAAAGTTTTCCAGTTCACACGCCATACTGGAGGGGGGCTTTGCTTTCTGCGCTGTGTATGGCGATGGCCGCTGGTCTCCTTGCCCTTTGGGTAGAGAAAGTTGTTTTCAAGGCGAAACCCTGGGCAGGGGCAGTTGGAGTGTTTTCTGCTTTTCTCTGGCTTTCCACGAGACTGGTCTGGTCTCAGGCACTGATCGTAGAAGTTCATGGACTCCATGCGCTGGTGGTGATGATATGGGTGTGGTGGATCAGCGCTCTGATGGGGGAAACCTTGCTTTCCATAAAAACGCTGTGTTTGCTCGGCGGCATGGCTGGATTGGGTGTCGGTAATCATTTGTCTATTGTTTGGTTGTTGCCTCTGGTTCTCTGGGCTGGAATAGGTTACGGAAGACGTACTTCCTGGAGATTCGTGTTCCTTCAAGCGATATGCTTTGGGTCAGGGCTTCTTATTTACGGGATATTGCCTCTACGAGCGCAGGCATACCCCCCTGTCAATTGGGGGGGAGCCAGTGACTGGCAAGGATTTTTATGGCTGGTCACTGGAAAGATTTACCAGGGAATGCTGTTCAATGTCGACGGGGAACAATTCCTGTCTCGCTTGTCTGCTTTTGCGGATTTGTGGTTGAAAGATTTCAGCGTGTTGGGGGTGTTGCTGGCGCTTGGGGGGGTGCTTATTGCGTATCCTACCCGTGTGGGAAAAATTTTGCTCTGGATTTTTCTTGCTTTCGCTTCTTTTTCGCTTGGCTATGCTGCAGAAGATTCGCAGGTTTACCTGATTCCTGCCTGGATGGCTTTGAGCATGGCGACGGGAATTGGACTGATGGAAATTAAGAATTGGAAGTGGAAAACATTTCCAGTGGGTTGGGTGTTGATATCCCTTTTCCTGTTCTGGGTGGTGTGGTGTATCCCTGCAACTCTTCGTGAGGTCGATGTGCGATACAAAGGCGATGCTGCAGACTTTGCCGAGCGTACCCTCCAGTCATTGCCCTCGAATGCTGTCATCGTCACGATTCGAGATCAGGATACTTTTCCTCTCTGGTATTACCATTTCGGGTTGAAACAACGACCGGATGTGCGAATTGTGGTGTTGCCTCTGACCCCTTTCGCCTGGTATCGTCAATCTCTCCAGAAGGCATATCCTGATTTGCATTATCCATCTACAGATTCAGGGGGAGAATGGGGCGAAAAATTGCTGGCACTGAATTCTGACCGGGCTATTTGCCAGACGAAAGTAGATTTACACCCTTCAATAATAATAGCCTATGAGTGTCAGGGTAACTGA
- a CDS encoding lysylphosphatidylglycerol synthase transmembrane domain-containing protein, translating into MSVRVTEHSCSLKRCFPLIAKGGTFILVVYFCFWEIDWKPVFHILASVDWKWGTLSVLSFFFTLGMKILRWGVLLRLVGGERDMVASQDLIAPFFVGQAVNIVMPFRGGEVLRLSWLGVKDKRLMLPGAFSILLEKWEDLLFLSLLTLVLAPWVSEWIKFPPVYSWFLAGLVLLILGGVVWAIRFFNLQSISFIPQPFREVLGPEIGRLQQRLNLTKRHLFLVFLSVFLSMLIWGSMILTNLFTLQALALPVNVKIAGVILVFVYVSLIPALIPGNVGPFHGAVVLGMSLFQIPLAPSLSFAILLHGIVTVFPLVVSALILFWGRWKKP; encoded by the coding sequence ATGAGTGTCAGGGTAACTGAACATTCCTGCTCTTTAAAACGATGTTTTCCCCTTATTGCGAAGGGAGGGACGTTTATTCTGGTAGTGTATTTCTGTTTTTGGGAGATTGATTGGAAACCAGTTTTTCATATTCTGGCTTCAGTAGATTGGAAATGGGGAACTTTATCGGTCTTAAGTTTTTTCTTCACCCTGGGGATGAAAATTTTACGCTGGGGTGTTTTGCTGCGCCTGGTTGGGGGAGAGCGCGATATGGTAGCCTCTCAAGACTTGATTGCTCCTTTTTTCGTTGGACAAGCGGTCAATATCGTCATGCCGTTTCGTGGAGGGGAAGTCCTACGGCTTTCCTGGTTAGGGGTGAAGGATAAAAGATTAATGCTTCCCGGTGCCTTCAGCATCCTTTTGGAGAAGTGGGAAGATTTGTTATTTCTTTCTCTTCTGACCCTTGTACTTGCCCCGTGGGTTTCTGAATGGATAAAGTTTCCGCCAGTTTATTCCTGGTTTCTTGCAGGGTTAGTTCTCTTGATCCTTGGAGGTGTGGTCTGGGCAATTCGTTTTTTCAATCTTCAAAGCATCTCATTCATTCCCCAGCCGTTCAGGGAGGTTTTGGGACCTGAAATTGGAAGGTTGCAACAGCGTTTAAATCTCACCAAACGACACCTGTTTCTGGTATTTCTATCGGTTTTCCTCAGTATGCTCATTTGGGGAAGCATGATTCTCACCAATCTTTTTACCCTGCAGGCTCTGGCTTTGCCCGTGAACGTCAAAATCGCTGGGGTAATTCTTGTGTTTGTTTACGTGTCATTAATCCCTGCCTTGATTCCGGGAAATGTGGGTCCATTCCATGGAGCAGTGGTTTTAGGAATGTCCCTGTTTCAAATTCCATTGGCTCCAAGTCTATCTTTCGCCATTTTGTTACACGGTATTGTCACAGTGTTTCCCTTAGTTGTCTCGGCTCTGATCCTTTTCTGGGGACGATGGAAAAAACCATGA
- a CDS encoding ribonuclease catalytic domain-containing protein: MHSVQIGALVVFRQEPARVIRVGERWEIELASGEVQRVRPKDVVVLHPGPLQDFKELQKPASGDLQGAWQILTGMTTTLAELSELAFGAYTPQTAWEVWKNVMEGKFFKGTPEAIQVLSEKEVKEKEEQERARQKAEEEWQAFLFRINQKLYVEQDVRYLKEIEQFACGLMKRSRALQDLKRAETPENAHQLLLEVGYWKETYNPYPRRFQVPLQVPVYPLPGLPEEPRKDLTHLLSFAIDDAGSEVPDDAISFDEGRIWVHIADPAALILPDTQADREARARGESLHLPEGTVHMLSEDAISKFGLGKQEISPALSIGICLSPSGEIQNVEIVPSRVRVSRLTYQNAEVLMDAPLFSEIEKWLGFHREARLRHGAVELDLPEVRVKVDEHQKVEIQPVLSLRSRRMVEEAMLLAGTAIAQWCIERNVPVPFTIQEAPEQRVSGDTLADMYAMRRWMKRSQYRSAPAEHAGLGLKFYVQGTSPLRRYLDLVVHQQIRSFLRGEKLLSEQDILERIGEVEVLLPSLRQAEILSEKHWTLVYLLQNPHWSGMAQVVDLRPSGVVVLIPELAWETTLPSSHGLVKNQPVKVECVDVNLPRLEAHFRLLP, from the coding sequence ATGCATTCTGTCCAAATAGGCGCCTTGGTTGTATTTCGGCAAGAACCTGCCAGAGTCATCCGGGTGGGTGAGCGCTGGGAGATTGAATTAGCCAGTGGGGAAGTTCAGCGTGTGCGCCCAAAGGATGTTGTGGTGTTGCATCCCGGTCCCCTTCAGGACTTCAAAGAATTACAAAAACCTGCCTCTGGGGACCTTCAAGGTGCCTGGCAGATTCTGACTGGAATGACCACTACCCTGGCAGAATTATCCGAGTTAGCGTTTGGTGCATACACTCCTCAAACGGCATGGGAAGTCTGGAAGAACGTCATGGAGGGAAAGTTTTTCAAGGGAACCCCTGAGGCAATTCAAGTTCTCTCGGAAAAAGAGGTGAAAGAAAAGGAAGAGCAAGAAAGGGCTCGGCAAAAAGCCGAAGAGGAATGGCAAGCCTTTCTATTTCGAATAAATCAGAAACTCTACGTTGAACAGGATGTTCGTTATCTCAAAGAGATTGAACAATTTGCCTGCGGGCTGATGAAACGTTCAAGAGCCTTACAGGATTTAAAGCGGGCAGAAACGCCCGAAAATGCTCATCAACTTTTACTGGAAGTGGGTTACTGGAAAGAAACTTACAATCCGTATCCCCGTCGGTTTCAAGTTCCTCTTCAGGTGCCCGTTTACCCTTTGCCGGGGCTTCCAGAAGAGCCTCGGAAAGATCTGACGCATCTCCTTTCCTTTGCTATCGACGATGCAGGAAGCGAAGTTCCTGATGATGCGATTAGTTTCGATGAAGGAAGAATTTGGGTTCATATTGCTGACCCTGCGGCATTAATTCTTCCAGACACACAAGCCGATCGGGAAGCGCGAGCACGGGGTGAGTCACTTCACCTTCCCGAAGGCACCGTGCATATGCTTTCCGAAGATGCCATCTCAAAATTCGGTTTGGGGAAGCAGGAAATCTCCCCTGCACTGTCCATTGGAATTTGTTTATCCCCAAGTGGAGAAATTCAGAATGTTGAGATAGTACCTTCTCGGGTTCGAGTGTCACGGTTGACTTATCAGAATGCAGAGGTTTTGATGGATGCCCCCCTGTTTTCAGAGATTGAAAAATGGCTTGGGTTTCATAGAGAAGCCCGCTTGAGACATGGGGCTGTTGAACTGGATTTACCTGAGGTCAGGGTGAAAGTTGATGAACATCAGAAAGTAGAAATTCAACCGGTCCTATCCTTACGAAGTCGTCGGATGGTAGAAGAAGCAATGCTTCTGGCTGGAACTGCGATTGCTCAGTGGTGTATAGAAAGAAATGTGCCCGTTCCTTTTACCATCCAGGAAGCACCTGAGCAGCGGGTATCGGGTGACACTCTGGCAGATATGTATGCGATGCGACGCTGGATGAAACGAAGTCAATATCGATCGGCACCAGCAGAGCACGCCGGCCTGGGATTAAAGTTCTACGTTCAGGGGACCAGCCCGTTAAGGCGTTATCTGGATTTGGTAGTGCATCAACAGATACGGAGTTTTCTCCGTGGAGAGAAACTGCTTAGCGAGCAGGACATTCTGGAGCGAATTGGAGAAGTGGAGGTTCTCTTACCCTCTCTCCGCCAGGCAGAAATTCTCTCCGAAAAGCACTGGACGCTGGTGTATTTGCTCCAGAATCCTCATTGGAGTGGAATGGCACAGGTAGTGGATTTGCGCCCTTCCGGGGTGGTGGTTTTGATTCCTGAACTGGCATGGGAAACTACATTGCCCTCTTCTCATGGATTGGTGAAGAATCAACCTGTCAAGGTGGAATGCGTTGACGTAAATCTACCACGTCTGGAAGCGCATTTCCGTTTGTTACCATGA